A window from Phalacrocorax aristotelis chromosome 5, bGulAri2.1, whole genome shotgun sequence encodes these proteins:
- the LOC142057125 gene encoding serum amyloid A protein-like, translating into MRLYVCLVLLSLTLCANADMPPLRRGAEFVRDAVGGAWDMYRAYRDMREANFKGADKYFHARGNYDAAQRGPGGAWAAKVISDAREKWQSDLSGRGDEDTQADIEANNWGRNGGDPNRYRPAGLPEKY; encoded by the exons ATGAGGCTTTATGTCTGCCTCGTGTTGCTCTCCCTTACTCTATGTGCAAATGCTGACATGCCACCGTTACGCCGAGGTGCAGAATTTGTCCGGGATGCTGTGGGAG gGGCATGGGATATGTACAGAGCATACAGGGACATGCGCGAGGCAAATTTTAAAGGTGCCGACAAGTATTTCCATGCTCGTGGGAATTATGATGCTGCCCAAAGAGGACCTGGCGGTGCTTGGGCAGCCAAAGTGATCAG TGACGCCCGGGAAAAATGGCAAAGCGACCTGAGCGGCCGAGGTGACGAAGACACCCAGGCTGACATAGAGGCCAACAACTGGGGCAGAAACGGCGGGGATCCCAACCGCTATAGACCCGCGGGCCTTCCCGAAAAATACTAA